AGACCCAACCAGCCTGCGCCGTACTGGAAGCCCGTCAGCGGGCCCCGCCAGCGCGGCAAAGACTTGAAAGCGCTGACTACGCGCGTAGACGCCTGGACTGTAGCGCCTCTCGGACCCGGGTTCGACTCCCGGCATCTCCACTCGACAAAACCCGCAACTGACTGCCTCGCAGCCGGTTGCGGGTTTTTCGTTTCCGACAGGTACCGGATTAGGTACCGGTTTCTTCCGCGAGCCCTCCGAACGGCACCCTCGCGTGACCGACCGCCCCTCCCGCACCCTGCCACCCGTCGCCGAGCTCGCGCTGGACCTCGGCCCGCCGGACGGGTGGCGCGGTGCCCCGGCTCCTCTGCGTCTCCGACACCCACGGCCAGGACGCGATACAAGGCCGACCCCTGGTACCTCGACGCCCTCCGACGAGGGTCGATCGACGACTGGGCCCGCCCTCTGGTGCCTGACCGACGACGGGGTAAGTCGCGGGCAGGTCCGCTGAGTCCAGCATTGGTGCGGTTCCCGGACGGAATCAGCGGCGTCAGGGCAGGTACGGGCGAACTGCCAAGGGGTCCGCAAAAGGGGCCGTTTTCCGCAAACGGAGAGCGCCCGCCTACGGCGAGCCGACGGCTGCGCCCGCACTACGGACTTTGGGAGCCAGCCACTCCAGGAGCTTCGCCGTCACCTCGGGCCGCCGGATCAGGTCGAAGTGGTCCATCCCGACCGCCGTCCACGTCCGGCCCGGCGGCACCGCCAGACGACGGTCGGGGTCCGGGTGGCGACCGAGAGCGCTGGCGACGGGAACGAGCCCGTCGCCGACCCAATGCCCGGCACCTCGGCGGAGACGACCTTCCGAGTCCTCAGCGATCACCGCTGCCACGAGGTAGCAGGTTACCCCAGCTGGAAGCGGGAGGGGATGGCGGGCGTCTCCTCGCGGGGGCCGCTCGTGCCCGGCCCAGTCCTCGTCGAGGACGTTCCCGAACCGGAGGTCCGTTACGCCGGCGCTCCGGACCCGGCCGATCCTCGCGAACGGGGCCGTCCAGCGCGTCGCGTCTAGGAGCGCGTCGACGACGGAGCCCGCGCGTTCGAGGGGCGCCCCGTGATGCGGCGAGCCGAGCGTGACGAGGGCGGCGCCTGCCGCGGGCCACCCGTGCCCGGCCTCGGCCCCGTAGTGGAACGCGCTCCGCGCGACGAGCCCGCCCATGCTGTGGCCGACGACGACGAGCCGGGACACCGGCCGGGGCCACGCCCTCACGAGGGCGTCGAGGGCGCCCGCGAGGTCCCGCCCGTTCTCCGAGATGTGACGGCCGCTGTTGTAGCGGAGCGCGACGGGCGTGGCCCCGAGCCCGGCCGCCAGCGCGTCGGGTGCACCGCTCTCGACCCACTGGCCGTCGTGCATGCAGATCCCGTGGACGCGCACGAGGACCGTCTCGCGCGGATCGCTCACGGCCGCTGCGAGCGACGAGGCATCGAGGGCGAGGGGGCGGCCGTGGTAGCGGACGTGGGTCGGGGTCGCGAGCGGGTGGTCCTGGGCGGCGAGCGCGTCGCCGAGCACGCCGTTCAGCGCGGCGATCAGGGCCTCGCGCGTCGGGGAGTCGGCTGGCGGCGCGGCGCGCTCGCGCCGCGCGTCGCCGAGCGCCCACGTCCCGTCGAGGCCCCGCCGGACCCACGCCGTCACGGTCCGGATCGCCCGGTAGACGGCCCCCGCGATCCCTCGCGTCCGCAACGGTCGGCCGACGGGCGAGGCGACCGTCGCGTGGACGGCCTCGACGAGGTCCGTCACGCCCGCGACGGCGTCGGTGCCGAGGCGGGCGACGCCGTACAGGTCCTCGGCGGAGAACGGCGCGCGGCCGCGTGAGCGCCGGGACACGCGTGGGCGTCGGGGCACCGGTCAGACCATCGCCGCGGCCGAGACGTCCGGGTGCGCCCGCACGAAGCCAACGAGCCGGTCGGCGTACGACGCGAACGGTGGGCACGCCACGCCCGTGCCCTCCAGGTCGCGCGTCGCGTGGTCCGTCGCGTACCGCGTCGGGAGCGTGAAGTAGGCGAGCGTCTCGGGGCCGATCCCCGTCCACTCCGACAGGCCGGGGACGTGCGCGAGCGCCCCGCTGGCGAGCCGCTCCGGCAGCGGGATCCGGACCGGCCGCCGCTCCGTCGTCCGCCCCAGCACGCGGATCATCCCGTCGACGGTGAGCGGGCGGGGGTCGGCGAGGTGGTAGACCCGGCCCTCCGAGGCGTCCATCGCGCTGAGCACGTCGATCGCGTCGACGACGAAGTCTTGCGGGACGACGTTCACCTCCGTCCGCTCAGGGTCGCCGACGACGGGAATCGGCACCGCGCGCGGCCAGCGGAGCATCCACTGGATGAGCGAGTACGGCCCGTCGTACTTCTGCGTCGCGCCGGTCCGGCTGTCGCCGACGACGATGGCCGGGCGGTAGACCGTCGCCGGGAGCCCGCCGGCCATCGCCCGCTGGACCTCGACCTCGGCGAGGTACTTCGTCTCCTCGTAGTGGTTGTTGAACGCCTGGCCGCGCGCGAGGTCGCTCTCGCGGAACACGCCGGGCAGCCGCCCGCTCACGAAGCAGGTGCTGACGTACTGGAACCGCCGGAGCGAGGCGGCGCCCTCCGCGAAGGCGAGCACGTGGCGCGTACCGTCGACGTTGACGCGGTGGGCGAGGTCGCGGCCGACGGCGAGGTCGTAGACGGCCGCGAGGTGGTAGACCTCCCGCGTCCGCGCCCGGAGCGCCGCGGCCGTCTCGGCGCCGAGCCCCAGGTCGGGGCGCGTGATGTCGCCCTCGACGAGCTCGATCCGCCCACGTCGGCCGTCGACCTCGGCCTCGATCTCTCGGGCTCGGGCCTCGGCCAGCGCGCGGTATTTGGGCTGGACGAGTGCCGTGATCGTGACGTCCGAGTCGTGGCGGTCGAGGAGGCGGCTGGCGAGCGCCGAGCCGAGAAAGCCGGGGAAGCCGGTCAGGAAGATCGTGGAAGGCATCGCGAAGGGGGGAGCAAGGGGGAAGGCGTGAGGGGCGGGTGCTGAGGGTGGGACGGCTACGCGGCTTCGTCCTCCCGCCGGACGTGCTCGCGGTACTGCTCGGTCGTCATCCGCGAGCCGTCGTGGCTCCACCCCGGCGGGCCAAACAGGTAGCCCGCTCGTGCTCGCCACGAGGGCGCCTCGAGAACGTCCCGCCAGACGTCGGCCCACTCGTGGAACGCGATGCGGAACGGGTGGTGCGACTCGAGCGGCGTCGTGATCCCGTACGTCGGCCGGTGGCGCTCCTCCTGGAACGTCCCGAACAGCCGGTCCCACACGATGAGCATTCCCCCGTGGTTCTTGTCGAGGTACTCGACGTCGGAGCCGTGGTGGACCCGGTGGTGGCTCGGCGTGTTGAACACCCACTCGACGGGGCGCGGCAGCTTCCCGACGGTCTCGGTGTGGATCCAGAACTGGTAGAGCAAGCTCACCGACTGCATCGCGAGCACGGCGACCGGGTGGAACCCCACGAGCGGGAGCCAGACCCAGAACAGGAAGGTCCCGGAGACCGTCCCGGTCCAGGTCTGCCGGAGCGCGGTCGAGAGGTTGTACCGCTCCGACGAGTGGTGGACGACGTGGCTGGCCCAGAAGTACCGGACCTCGTGGCTCTTCCGGTGGAACCAGTAGTAGGTGAGGTCGTCGGCGAGGAACAGGAGCGGCCAGCTCCACCACGCGAGCGGGCTGAGCGCGTCCGGGAAGAGAGCGAGGTGGCGGTAGACGAGCCAGTAGACGCCGAGGGCTGCGGCCTTCCCGGCGAGGTTCATCACCACGTTCCCGACCCCCATCGTCAGGCTCGCCGCCGTGTCCTTCGCGTCGTAGAGCTCGAGCCGCTCCCGAGCCGAGAACACGGCCTCGACGACCATGAGGACCACGAACGCCGGGATGGCGAAGAGGATGAGGTCGGGCGCTTCGAAGAAGATCTCCATGGGCGTCGGGTCCGCTGGCTAGCCGGATCGGTCGGCGTAGGCGCCATGAGTCAGAGGCCAGACGTGCGTCCCCCCGGCTCCCGGTAGAAGCCGCTCCGCGGTGGCTCGGACGCCGTCGAGGGCCTGACTGGCGGCGGGTCGTGAGGGCGTCACCGGACGAGGGGGAGGCGGCGGAGCACGCGGAGCGCGGCCGTCATCCGCCCGACGAACCGGCAGGCGTCCTCGCCGACGCCCGGCCCGAGCGGGAGCCCGCGCTGGACGGCGACCGTCTGCGCCTCGGTGTACTTCAGGAGCCCCTCGCGGCCGTGGCGGCGGCCGAGCCCCGACGCCTTCATCCCGCCCATCGGGGCGTCGACCGAGGCCCACGTCGCGGCGTAGGCCTCGTTCACGTTGACCGTCCCGCACTCGACGCGTCGGGCGAGGCGGCGGCCCCGGGCCACGTCGCGCGTCCAGACGCTCGCGTTGAGCCCGTACTCGCTCGCGTTCGCCAGGCGGACGGCCTCGTCCTCGTCGGCCACGCGGTAGACCGAGACGACCGGGCCGAACGTCTCCTCGGCCGCCACGTCCATCTCGGGCGTCACGCCCTCCAGCACGGTCGGGGCGTAGAAGAACGGGCCGAGGTCGGGGCGAGCCTCGCCGCCCGTGAGCGCGACGGCGCCCTTGGCGAGCGCGTCCTCGACGTGGGCCGAGACCTTGTCGAACTGGGCCTGCGACGCGAGCGAGCCCATGTCGACGTCGTAAGACGCGGAGGCCCCCAGCCGGAGCCCTCCGGCCCGCTCGGCGAAGCGCGCGACGAACGCGTCGTAGACGGCGTCCTCGACGTAGATCCGCTCGGGCGAGACGCAGAGCTGGCCCGCGT
The window above is part of the Bacteroidota bacterium genome. Proteins encoded here:
- a CDS encoding alpha/beta hydrolase gives rise to the protein MSRRSRGRAPFSAEDLYGVARLGTDAVAGVTDLVEAVHATVASPVGRPLRTRGIAGAVYRAIRTVTAWVRRGLDGTWALGDARRERAAPPADSPTREALIAALNGVLGDALAAQDHPLATPTHVRYHGRPLALDASSLAAAVSDPRETVLVRVHGICMHDGQWVESGAPDALAAGLGATPVALRYNSGRHISENGRDLAGALDALVRAWPRPVSRLVVVGHSMGGLVARSAFHYGAEAGHGWPAAGAALVTLGSPHHGAPLERAGSVVDALLDATRWTAPFARIGRVRSAGVTDLRFGNVLDEDWAGHERPPRGDARHPLPLPAGVTCYLVAAVIAEDSEGRLRRGAGHWVGDGLVPVASALGRHPDPDRRLAVPPGRTWTAVGMDHFDLIRRPEVTAKLLEWLAPKVRSAGAAVGSP
- a CDS encoding sterol desaturase family protein → MEIFFEAPDLILFAIPAFVVLMVVEAVFSARERLELYDAKDTAASLTMGVGNVVMNLAGKAAALGVYWLVYRHLALFPDALSPLAWWSWPLLFLADDLTYYWFHRKSHEVRYFWASHVVHHSSERYNLSTALRQTWTGTVSGTFLFWVWLPLVGFHPVAVLAMQSVSLLYQFWIHTETVGKLPRPVEWVFNTPSHHRVHHGSDVEYLDKNHGGMLIVWDRLFGTFQEERHRPTYGITTPLESHHPFRIAFHEWADVWRDVLEAPSWRARAGYLFGPPGWSHDGSRMTTEQYREHVRREDEAA
- a CDS encoding SDR family oxidoreductase, coding for MPSTIFLTGFPGFLGSALASRLLDRHDSDVTITALVQPKYRALAEARAREIEAEVDGRRGRIELVEGDITRPDLGLGAETAAALRARTREVYHLAAVYDLAVGRDLAHRVNVDGTRHVLAFAEGAASLRRFQYVSTCFVSGRLPGVFRESDLARGQAFNNHYEETKYLAEVEVQRAMAGGLPATVYRPAIVVGDSRTGATQKYDGPYSLIQWMLRWPRAVPIPVVGDPERTEVNVVPQDFVVDAIDVLSAMDASEGRVYHLADPRPLTVDGMIRVLGRTTERRPVRIPLPERLASGALAHVPGLSEWTGIGPETLAYFTLPTRYATDHATRDLEGTGVACPPFASYADRLVGFVRAHPDVSAAAMV